A genomic region of Methanosarcina thermophila TM-1 contains the following coding sequences:
- the larA gene encoding nickel-dependent lactate racemase produces MTANIKKISLSFGSTGVEFEIPERNLASIILPLEPEIKEDPFSLIKKSLENPIKSKRLSEIVNPDSKVAIIVSDITRPTPTKKILPPLLEELYLGGAKAENITIVFALGLHRNQTEEECRHLVGEEIYEKIRCIQHDRKRCRYLGETSFGTPVEVFEEVVDSDVIISTGTVEFHYYAGYGGGGKSILPGVSSENSILSYHSFYSKLFEGELLSGRADNPARQNIEEAARIAGLDFILNVVLDSKKRIVAAVAGDFIKAHRKGAEIVDSMYKVPVDPADAVVVSCGGFPKDINLFQATKSLENSTQAVKKGGSIVLVAECAEGIGDSTYERWSRECKTPDKAVQKFRKHFEFGGHKAAIVGRAAKEFKLYLVSKLPETESRSAFFIPVTSVEEALEKIISENPKAKIHVMPNGGWTLPVIK; encoded by the coding sequence ATGACTGCAAACATAAAAAAAATATCACTTTCTTTCGGAAGCACGGGAGTTGAGTTTGAAATTCCGGAAAGAAACCTTGCAAGTATAATTTTACCTTTGGAACCTGAAATAAAGGAAGACCCTTTCTCTTTGATCAAAAAATCGCTTGAAAATCCTATAAAAAGTAAAAGGCTTTCTGAGATTGTAAACCCTGATTCTAAGGTTGCAATTATAGTCAGTGATATTACAAGACCAACTCCAACTAAAAAAATCCTCCCTCCTCTGCTCGAAGAGCTTTATCTTGGAGGGGCAAAAGCTGAGAATATCACTATTGTCTTTGCACTCGGGCTCCATCGAAACCAGACTGAAGAAGAATGCCGCCATCTTGTAGGGGAGGAAATCTATGAAAAAATTAGGTGCATCCAGCATGACAGGAAAAGGTGCAGGTATCTTGGAGAAACGAGTTTTGGAACTCCAGTTGAGGTTTTCGAAGAAGTAGTTGACTCTGATGTTATTATAAGCACAGGCACAGTGGAATTTCACTATTATGCAGGATATGGCGGAGGAGGAAAATCCATCCTTCCAGGAGTCAGTTCGGAAAACTCCATACTTTCTTATCATAGTTTTTACAGCAAACTCTTTGAAGGTGAGCTTCTCTCAGGTAGAGCCGATAATCCGGCAAGACAGAATATAGAGGAAGCTGCAAGGATTGCAGGTCTTGATTTTATCCTTAACGTTGTGCTTGACAGTAAAAAAAGAATAGTTGCTGCTGTTGCTGGAGACTTTATAAAAGCTCACAGGAAAGGAGCCGAGATTGTGGATTCTATGTATAAGGTGCCTGTAGATCCTGCAGATGCGGTCGTTGTTTCCTGCGGGGGATTTCCAAAGGATATTAACCTCTTCCAGGCGACAAAATCCCTTGAGAATTCAACCCAAGCCGTGAAAAAAGGAGGCTCAATAGTGCTTGTAGCCGAATGTGCTGAAGGAATCGGGGATAGTACATATGAGCGCTGGAGTAGAGAATGCAAAACTCCCGATAAAGCGGTACAAAAATTCAGAAAACATTTTGAGTTCGGCGGACATAAAGCTGCCATTGTCGGAAGGGCTGCAAAAGAATTCAAGCTTTACCTTGTCTCAAAGCTTCCAGAAACTGAGAGCAGAAGTGCCTTCTTTATTCCTGTTACAAGTGTAGAAGAAGCGCTTGAAAAAATTATTTCCGAAAACCCGAAGGCTAAAATCCATGTTATGCCCAATGGTGGGTGGACTTTACCTGTAATAAAATAA
- the larA gene encoding nickel-dependent lactate racemase: protein MTENIKTISLAFGNGIFELSIPEKNMSSIILPSESEIKEDPFSLVKKALENPIKSKRLSEIVNPDSKVAIIVSDITRPTPTGKILPPLLEELYLGGAKAENITIVFALGLHRLQTEEECRHLVGEEIYEKIRCIQHDRKRCRYLGETSFGTPVEVFEEVVDSDVIISTGTVEFHYYAGYGGGGKSILPGVSSEESILSFHSFYSKLFEGDPLSGRADSPARQNIEEAARIAGLDFILNVVINSKKEIVAAVAGDFIEAHRKGAEHVDAMYKVPVEPADAVIVSCGGFPKDINLYQAIKSLEHAIPAVKEGGSIILVAECAEGIGNKVYECWNRECRGPEEAVERFKKCFEFGGHKAAIVGRAAKEFKLYLVSKLPDAESEKAFFTPVKSIEEALGKVFSENSDAKVHIMPEGGWTLPVKRQRRL from the coding sequence ATGACTGAGAATATAAAAACGATTTCACTCGCGTTTGGGAATGGAATTTTTGAGTTGAGTATACCTGAGAAAAACATGTCCAGTATCATTCTGCCTTCGGAATCAGAAATAAAGGAAGATCCTTTTTCTTTGGTCAAAAAAGCGCTTGAAAATCCTATAAAAAGTAAAAGGCTATCTGAGATTGTAAACCCTGATTCCAAGGTTGCAATTATAGTCAGTGATATTACAAGACCAACTCCGACTGGAAAAATTCTTCCTCCTCTGCTCGAAGAGCTTTATCTTGGAGGAGCAAAAGCTGAGAATATCACTATTGTCTTTGCCCTCGGACTCCATCGCTTACAGACTGAAGAAGAGTGTCGCCATCTTGTAGGGGAGGAAATCTATGAAAAAATTAGATGCATCCAGCATGACAGGAAAAGGTGCAGGTATCTTGGAGAAACGAGTTTTGGAACTCCTGTTGAAGTTTTCGAAGAAGTAGTCGACTCTGATGTTATTATAAGCACAGGCACAGTGGAATTTCACTATTATGCAGGGTATGGAGGAGGAGGAAAATCCATCCTTCCTGGGGTCAGTTCGGAAGAATCCATACTCTCGTTTCACAGTTTTTATAGCAAACTCTTTGAAGGGGATCCCCTCTCAGGCAGAGCCGACAGCCCGGCAAGACAGAATATAGAAGAAGCTGCAAGGATTGCAGGTCTTGATTTCATCTTAAATGTTGTAATAAACAGCAAAAAAGAGATTGTTGCTGCCGTTGCCGGGGATTTCATCGAAGCCCACAGGAAAGGTGCAGAACACGTTGATGCCATGTATAAAGTGCCCGTAGAGCCTGCGGATGCAGTCATTGTTTCCTGCGGTGGTTTCCCAAAAGACATCAATCTTTACCAGGCAATAAAATCGCTTGAACACGCCATTCCTGCCGTAAAAGAAGGAGGCTCGATCATCCTGGTAGCCGAATGTGCAGAAGGAATTGGAAACAAAGTTTACGAATGCTGGAACAGGGAATGCAGGGGTCCTGAAGAGGCAGTTGAACGCTTCAAAAAATGTTTTGAGTTCGGCGGGCACAAAGCTGCTATTGTCGGGAGGGCTGCAAAAGAATTCAAGCTCTACCTTGTTTCAAAGCTTCCGGATGCAGAAAGTGAAAAAGCCTTTTTCACGCCTGTAAAAAGCATAGAAGAGGCACTTGGGAAAGTATTTTCCGAAAATTCCGATGCTAAAGTCCACATCATGCCTGAGGGAGGGTGGACTTTACCTGTAAAACGCCAAAGAAGATTATAA
- a CDS encoding metal-dependent hydrolase, giving the protein MAGIKITWLGHSAFLLEAEKRLLIDPFISGNPMAPCTPEELNPDVLVITHGHQDHLGDAIEIGKRTGCRIISIHEVANYIKSKGVFAEGMNKGGTMNVEGIKLTMTNALHSSSIDASGFSFDGGSPAGFIIQINGRTIYHAGDTGVFGDMQLIGELYEPEIALLPIGGHFTMGIKEAVKAVELIRPKIAIPMHYNTFDVISQDPLEFQQSVESKTSTKVIIMKPGESIEL; this is encoded by the coding sequence ATGGCTGGCATAAAAATCACCTGGCTCGGGCATTCGGCTTTTTTATTGGAAGCTGAAAAGAGATTACTGATCGATCCTTTTATTTCAGGAAATCCAATGGCTCCATGTACTCCTGAGGAACTGAACCCCGACGTATTAGTCATAACTCACGGGCATCAAGACCATCTCGGAGATGCGATAGAAATCGGAAAACGAACCGGGTGCAGAATAATTTCCATTCACGAGGTTGCAAACTATATCAAATCCAAAGGAGTTTTTGCAGAAGGCATGAATAAAGGCGGCACAATGAACGTTGAAGGCATAAAGCTAACCATGACCAATGCGCTCCACTCCTCCTCAATCGATGCCTCCGGCTTCAGTTTCGATGGCGGCTCCCCGGCAGGCTTCATTATACAGATCAACGGACGTACTATCTACCACGCCGGAGACACTGGGGTTTTCGGCGACATGCAGCTTATAGGCGAACTCTACGAACCTGAAATAGCCCTCCTGCCCATAGGTGGTCATTTCACAATGGGCATAAAAGAAGCCGTAAAAGCTGTAGAACTCATCCGCCCCAAAATCGCAATCCCCATGCACTATAACACCTTCGATGTAATCAGCCAGGACCCTCTTGAATTCCAGCAGTCCGTTGAATCAAAAACCAGCACAAAAGTGATTATAATGAAGCCAGGTGAGTCAATCGAACTTTAA
- a CDS encoding DUF2117 family protein, whose amino-acid sequence MKISVVIHGPEIIDSGEAKIVLEKLSRLGEVKAELGGTMGRTAVLDAGLEKIIDITRNLKPSACIEASFETADLICLLNRGKTFETGKIFGSKVASRLKDCEKKPVIQIESPGCSFGRIIPLNKKAENCIEKLSETLGIPVEKPLPFHNSVFIENCPKTGKTQVIREISGVLPGENIFVNGIVIGKALSSKIRIISENGFITAIEGGEIKEHGLEKLHNYEKREPVDLANAWIKSGDIRRSTSLLPDARKQSACARKSRFISRAGAGKVVPGKVVLIDHIAERTFELTTSAELAVTVGDDTTDIAGDILFRLGIPILGITDGDCDEVACQTEFYPGSVVLRLTAGNDDILGKKIKQELLRGKSSAVLEDICAFKEDVLKLAEPLIEDVFEY is encoded by the coding sequence ATGAAAATTAGCGTTGTGATCCACGGACCCGAGATTATCGACTCTGGAGAAGCAAAAATAGTTTTAGAAAAACTTTCCCGTCTCGGTGAGGTAAAAGCAGAGCTTGGCGGAACTATGGGAAGAACAGCCGTCCTTGATGCAGGGCTCGAAAAAATTATAGATATAACCCGGAATCTCAAGCCTAGTGCCTGCATAGAAGCTTCTTTTGAAACAGCAGACCTTATTTGCCTCCTGAACCGAGGAAAAACTTTCGAAACCGGCAAAATTTTCGGGTCAAAGGTTGCTTCTCGCCTGAAAGACTGTGAAAAGAAACCAGTAATCCAGATCGAGAGCCCCGGCTGTTCCTTTGGGAGAATAATCCCCCTGAATAAAAAAGCCGAAAACTGCATCGAAAAACTCTCCGAAACCCTTGGTATTCCTGTAGAGAAACCCCTGCCTTTTCATAATTCAGTTTTCATAGAAAACTGCCCGAAAACCGGGAAAACCCAAGTAATCCGCGAGATCTCAGGCGTTCTTCCCGGCGAAAATATCTTTGTAAACGGAATCGTAATTGGAAAAGCCCTATCTTCGAAAATCAGGATAATCTCCGAAAATGGCTTCATTACTGCAATCGAAGGCGGAGAAATAAAAGAGCATGGGCTTGAGAAGCTCCATAATTACGAAAAAAGAGAGCCTGTAGACCTTGCCAACGCCTGGATAAAAAGTGGGGATATCCGGAGAAGCACCTCCTTACTGCCGGACGCCAGGAAACAAAGCGCCTGTGCCCGAAAATCAAGATTCATTTCCAGAGCCGGAGCTGGAAAAGTTGTGCCCGGAAAGGTTGTACTTATAGACCATATAGCAGAACGCACTTTCGAACTGACAACCAGTGCCGAACTTGCCGTTACAGTCGGAGATGATACCACTGATATAGCGGGAGATATTCTTTTCAGGTTAGGAATTCCTATTCTCGGAATCACGGACGGGGACTGCGATGAAGTTGCTTGCCAGACTGAATTTTATCCGGGTTCGGTCGTGCTGAGGCTGACAGCAGGAAATGATGATATTCTGGGCAAGAAAATAAAACAGGAACTTTTAAGGGGAAAGAGTTCTGCGGTTTTAGAGGATATATGCGCTTTTAAAGAAGATGTGCTGAAACTTGCAGAGCCTTTGATTGAAGATGTTTTTGAGTATTGA
- a CDS encoding type II/IV secretion system ATPase subunit, protein MKIKAKFQDAVNVHNYGGLFTTDKKEEEICPYRIKQTKIRKIITINCRECKAESSLNDIHCRKNIFRILQKEVKADCLVLSRLYERDYEGQALSTLYTLASFEETIKAYKSAEKVLGSCTLPERKNCELERKKIIASFAETVETDPLKAKLKIKNFIQGKKLKRNSDKISERGFKALSACEPCFEHFYHMLNEIDEKLSCFPEIPVIKKSKTRNSPATSVDNSGKETEKTMRKTAGSLIKDKSGEVTLAEIFKYLPFLAPARRGEKHKKSKSFTDEIFDYECGIKPHVRPPFSSSRVYAEAPENTEFLECYDINGREGRKLEVSIYQYTDRPEKLYMIRPPEYNLREEELRLLEKIRMRMIQHRPKDIAFTDPVVAREYFRRMAKTLLEEELLTSEEACNPEELESYADLLARYTNGLGIVEDLLSDSRITDIYINAPADKNPVHVVLDGEECISNVFLSQEDLDALVSRFRIISGRPFGEAVPVLELNLEAFGVRVSVIGDPLSASGLAYAFRKHSLSPWTLPKLINTGSISPYAAGFLSFLMDGQASVLVAGEVGAGKTSLLSAMLLEIPQKYRILTIEDTHELPIEKLQSLGWKVQGMSSQSSVLKSGAEMSPETALRAALRLGNSALVLGEIRGSEVKVLYEAMQVGKAGNSVIGTIHGSSMENVYERIVHTLGVPPASFKATDAVIICSTIRLEGSMKKLKRVSRIAEVTGAVIENPEPSDIFTDIMVYDATQDCLLAGKALEQGQSELIEKIARRWGISIDRALKDIELRTKIKEKIAAEGMKKPFLLEAEAVSQANNIFWLLAESMKKSTIYGNGYANEPANDWETGTGNDLEALYRQWEAWFEKFAGKDLDTGK, encoded by the coding sequence TTGAAAATAAAAGCAAAATTTCAGGATGCTGTCAATGTCCATAATTATGGTGGACTTTTCACAACGGATAAAAAGGAAGAGGAAATATGCCCGTATAGGATAAAGCAGACAAAAATTCGGAAAATCATTACTATAAATTGCAGAGAATGTAAAGCGGAATCTTCGCTCAATGATATACATTGCAGAAAAAATATTTTTAGAATTTTACAAAAAGAGGTTAAGGCTGACTGCCTGGTACTCTCAAGACTTTATGAGCGAGACTACGAAGGGCAAGCCCTGTCAACACTTTATACTCTCGCAAGTTTTGAAGAGACAATTAAAGCGTACAAAAGTGCAGAGAAAGTTCTGGGAAGCTGTACTTTGCCTGAAAGGAAAAACTGTGAGCTGGAAAGGAAAAAAATAATTGCCTCTTTTGCTGAAACCGTGGAAACCGATCCTCTAAAAGCCAAGTTGAAAATAAAAAATTTTATTCAGGGCAAAAAACTGAAAAGAAATTCAGATAAGATTTCAGAAAGAGGATTTAAGGCTTTATCTGCTTGTGAACCTTGTTTTGAACATTTCTATCATATGCTTAACGAAATTGATGAAAAATTATCCTGTTTTCCTGAAATTCCTGTGATTAAAAAATCCAAAACTCGAAATTCTCCAGCCACGTCGGTAGACAATTCTGGTAAAGAAACTGAAAAGACCATGAGAAAGACAGCAGGAAGCCTGATAAAAGATAAATCAGGAGAAGTTACCCTGGCAGAAATATTCAAGTATCTTCCGTTTCTTGCGCCTGCTAGACGAGGAGAAAAGCATAAGAAAAGTAAAAGTTTCACAGATGAAATTTTCGACTACGAATGTGGGATTAAGCCGCATGTAAGGCCGCCTTTTTCCAGTTCAAGAGTTTATGCGGAGGCGCCTGAGAATACCGAATTTCTCGAGTGCTACGATATAAACGGCAGGGAAGGGAGGAAGCTTGAAGTTTCAATTTACCAGTACACCGACAGACCGGAAAAACTTTACATGATCCGACCTCCTGAGTACAATCTCAGGGAGGAAGAACTCAGACTGCTTGAGAAAATCCGGATGCGGATGATCCAGCACAGACCAAAAGATATTGCTTTTACAGATCCTGTGGTTGCAAGGGAATACTTCAGGCGCATGGCGAAAACGCTTCTGGAAGAAGAATTGCTCACCAGCGAGGAAGCTTGCAATCCTGAAGAACTTGAAAGCTATGCCGACCTTCTTGCGAGATATACGAACGGGCTCGGGATAGTTGAAGACTTGCTCTCTGATTCAAGAATTACGGACATTTATATCAATGCCCCTGCCGATAAAAATCCTGTCCATGTTGTGCTGGATGGAGAGGAATGCATAAGTAATGTTTTTCTCTCGCAGGAGGATCTTGATGCCCTAGTATCCAGGTTCAGGATCATTAGCGGCAGACCGTTTGGAGAGGCGGTTCCTGTGCTTGAACTTAATCTTGAGGCTTTCGGGGTAAGAGTTTCAGTAATTGGAGACCCTCTCAGTGCAAGCGGGCTTGCTTATGCCTTCCGAAAGCATTCCCTCTCTCCCTGGACCCTGCCTAAACTGATCAATACAGGTTCAATTTCTCCTTATGCAGCTGGATTTTTAAGTTTCCTCATGGACGGGCAGGCTTCAGTCCTGGTCGCAGGAGAAGTCGGAGCCGGAAAAACTTCCCTGCTGTCAGCCATGCTGCTTGAGATTCCGCAGAAATACAGGATTCTGACAATTGAAGACACACACGAACTCCCTATAGAAAAACTCCAGAGTCTGGGCTGGAAGGTTCAAGGCATGAGTTCACAGTCCTCTGTCCTGAAATCAGGAGCTGAGATGAGCCCTGAGACCGCGTTACGTGCAGCTCTGCGTCTTGGGAATTCCGCCCTTGTTCTGGGAGAAATCCGAGGGTCAGAAGTTAAAGTGCTTTACGAAGCCATGCAGGTAGGAAAAGCTGGAAATTCAGTTATAGGGACTATCCACGGCTCATCCATGGAAAACGTGTATGAGAGAATAGTCCACACCCTGGGGGTTCCCCCGGCTTCTTTCAAAGCTACGGACGCCGTAATTATTTGCTCAACCATAAGGCTTGAAGGGAGCATGAAAAAACTAAAGCGGGTGAGCCGAATCGCAGAAGTTACAGGCGCTGTAATTGAAAATCCGGAGCCATCGGATATCTTTACAGACATAATGGTTTACGATGCCACTCAGGACTGCCTGCTTGCAGGAAAAGCCCTGGAGCAGGGGCAGTCCGAACTTATAGAAAAAATTGCCAGAAGGTGGGGAATTTCCATAGATAGGGCTTTGAAGGATATAGAGCTTCGGACAAAAATAAAAGAAAAAATTGCGGCTGAAGGGATGAAGAAGCCTTTTCTGCTGGAAGCTGAAGCTGTCAGTCAGGCAAACAATATATTCTGGCTGCTTGCAGAGTCCATGAAGAAGAGCACAATATACGGAAACGGATATGCAAATGAGCCTGCAAACGATTGGGAAACCGGCACTGGGAATGATCTGGAAGCCCTTTACAGGCAGTGGGAAGCCTGGTTTGAGAAATTCGCTGGGAAAGATCTGGATACAGGAAAATAA
- a CDS encoding PGF-pre-PGF domain-containing protein: MKVKGKLYSGALTLTIFFFLFSILFPTVASAAQIIKIGNGTDPAVHGNKVVWTDNGVIHVYDLTARTDTAVDSSAASHPAIYGNKIVWHDMSSGTPKLAMYDIPTATKDYITQNVDQYSKPAIYGDRIVWSADYNETSYNYNVYMWDMSTSTLTKIAEGNSPDIYETKIAYGYDGDYGRNIVVYDVNTKETINIHYSDQVFSPHIYGNKVIWSDFFNRDGYIQMYDLDTKKTIDVTSDHTGNTLYGSDYADAGADTGTHPNIHGDKIVYSKSGNDQFGYAGVYVYDIPSAKSTPICIYPEGTRTTPDVYGDIVVWGFDSTFGSGTSSTDIYLCDLTNEFEIPKATFTANVTFGAAPLDVLFTATGIDIESASWLWDFGDGTSSERAMDVTHTFTNPGTYDITLKVIGETGNVSIEKRGYIRVTDSVIPDFGIPIANYSSNVTKGYAPLTVQFYDLSQNAVSRVWDFNNDGIPDSSELNPVYVYTAPGTYLVNLTIYNANGVSSKGTTITVLEGSSSSDSNSNSDSNSNSYGNSGESKKSGGSSRGGGGGGGGSPEPAKNVEVKELSQAYIKSGKPVKFEFAKNATCVMYVSFDVKKTLGKTTTIAEQLKGKSALVSELPSGELYKSFNIWIGSGGVATSKNIENQTVCFKVEKAWVQDKKIDPDSITLRGYVEKKWEQLPVEPSGEDDKFLYFTAKASDASSFAITGNAKGASEEVVAETQLNMDNENTNKNLNNDLKTEQKGIPSTPGFAAGLGIFCILGLFLYLYIRK; encoded by the coding sequence GTGAAAGTTAAGGGGAAACTATATTCGGGAGCTCTAACTTTAACAATTTTCTTTTTTCTGTTTTCTATTTTATTTCCAACCGTAGCGTCAGCGGCGCAGATAATAAAAATTGGCAATGGGACTGATCCTGCCGTTCATGGGAACAAAGTGGTATGGACAGACAACGGTGTTATTCATGTTTATGACCTGACCGCCAGAACAGACACTGCAGTTGACTCTTCTGCAGCATCTCATCCAGCTATCTATGGAAATAAAATAGTGTGGCATGATATGAGTAGCGGGACACCAAAGCTTGCGATGTACGATATTCCTACAGCTACAAAAGATTACATAACTCAGAATGTAGACCAATACAGCAAACCTGCTATTTACGGCGACAGAATCGTGTGGAGTGCGGATTACAACGAGACAAGCTACAATTATAATGTATACATGTGGGATATGTCAACTTCTACACTGACTAAAATTGCGGAGGGCAATAGTCCTGATATATACGAGACCAAGATAGCGTATGGTTATGATGGTGACTATGGGCGAAACATTGTTGTTTATGATGTTAATACTAAGGAGACCATAAATATACACTATTCTGATCAGGTATTCAGTCCGCATATATATGGTAATAAAGTGATATGGTCAGACTTCTTTAACAGAGATGGATACATCCAGATGTATGACCTTGATACTAAAAAGACTATAGATGTTACCAGTGACCATACAGGTAATACTTTATACGGATCTGATTATGCTGATGCTGGAGCTGACACTGGCACTCACCCCAATATCCATGGTGACAAAATCGTATATTCAAAATCCGGTAATGACCAGTTTGGTTATGCGGGTGTATATGTTTATGACATTCCTTCTGCAAAAAGCACTCCGATTTGTATTTATCCAGAGGGAACTCGAACAACACCAGATGTGTATGGTGATATAGTTGTTTGGGGATTTGACTCTACCTTCGGTTCTGGTACCAGCAGTACAGACATCTATTTGTGTGACCTTACAAATGAATTTGAAATACCTAAAGCAACTTTTACTGCAAACGTAACATTCGGTGCAGCACCTTTAGATGTTTTATTTACTGCAACTGGAATTGATATTGAGTCTGCTTCATGGCTCTGGGATTTTGGGGACGGAACTAGTTCAGAACGTGCTATGGATGTCACGCACACATTTACTAATCCCGGCACATATGATATTACTCTAAAAGTAATTGGTGAGACTGGCAACGTTTCTATAGAAAAACGGGGTTATATAAGGGTCACAGATTCAGTCATTCCAGACTTTGGAATTCCAATTGCAAATTACAGTAGCAATGTTACAAAGGGTTATGCTCCCCTGACAGTGCAGTTTTATGATCTCTCCCAGAATGCAGTTTCAAGGGTGTGGGACTTCAATAACGACGGAATACCTGACTCCAGTGAACTCAATCCCGTTTATGTGTATACAGCCCCGGGAACATACCTTGTAAACCTGACAATATACAATGCAAACGGAGTTTCCTCAAAGGGTACTACAATAACTGTACTGGAAGGCAGTTCCAGCAGTGATAGCAACTCAAACAGTGATAGCAACTCAAACAGTTATGGGAATAGTGGAGAAAGCAAAAAGAGTGGAGGCAGCAGCCGTGGCGGCGGTGGCGGTGGGGGCGGTTCCCCTGAACCTGCAAAAAATGTTGAAGTAAAAGAACTTTCTCAGGCTTACATTAAAAGCGGGAAACCTGTAAAGTTTGAATTTGCAAAGAACGCAACCTGTGTTATGTATGTGAGTTTTGATGTGAAAAAAACTCTGGGAAAAACTACAACTATTGCTGAACAACTCAAAGGGAAATCAGCCCTCGTCTCTGAATTGCCGTCAGGAGAACTGTACAAATCCTTTAATATATGGATTGGGAGTGGCGGAGTAGCCACCTCAAAGAATATAGAAAACCAGACTGTCTGCTTCAAAGTCGAAAAAGCCTGGGTACAGGATAAAAAAATTGATCCGGATTCCATTACCCTTAGGGGATATGTCGAGAAAAAATGGGAGCAACTTCCAGTAGAACCATCAGGAGAAGATGATAAGTTCCTGTATTTCACAGCAAAAGCTTCTGATGCTTCTTCTTTTGCAATAACCGGCAATGCAAAAGGGGCTTCTGAGGAAGTTGTGGCAGAAACACAGCTTAACATGGACAATGAAAATACTAATAAAAATCTAAATAATGATTTGAAAACTGAACAAAAAGGAATCCCGAGTACACCCGGATTTGCAGCGGGACTGGGAATTTTCTGTATCCTCGGGTTATTCCTTTACCTTTACATACGGAAATAA
- a CDS encoding YncE family protein, which produces MEIEINPWGVAFSPDGKKVYVANEGNIDEKIGGRLYEKMMAQSL; this is translated from the coding sequence GTGGAAATAGAAATTAATCCATGGGGAGTTGCATTCAGTCCGGATGGTAAAAAGGTATATGTGGCTAATGAGGGCAACATCGACGAAAAAATTGGTGGTAGGCTCTATGAAAAAATGATGGCACAGTCTCTGTAA
- a CDS encoding histidinol phosphate phosphatase domain-containing protein: MIDLHTHTIFSDGELIPSELIRRAVIHGYKAIALTDHADYTNLEQLIEAAKKAKYLESEWDIRVLSGVELTHVPPRQIAPLAKKAKELGAEIVVVHGETIAEPVAPGTNAAAVACEYVDILAHPGLISEEDVETAKENNVCLEITARNGHNRTNGHVARLALQAGATLLVNTDTHAPENLITDEAALRIAMGAGLTEAKAREVLKASARKIAEII; the protein is encoded by the coding sequence TTGATTGATCTTCATACTCACACGATTTTCAGTGACGGGGAACTTATCCCCAGCGAACTTATTCGGCGGGCTGTCATTCACGGCTATAAGGCTATTGCACTTACCGACCATGCCGATTACACTAATCTCGAACAGCTTATAGAAGCTGCAAAGAAAGCAAAATACCTTGAAAGCGAATGGGATATCCGTGTTCTGTCGGGTGTTGAGCTGACGCATGTCCCTCCCCGCCAGATCGCTCCCCTTGCAAAGAAAGCAAAAGAACTGGGCGCAGAAATCGTGGTCGTTCACGGGGAAACCATAGCCGAGCCGGTTGCCCCTGGAACAAACGCAGCAGCGGTCGCCTGCGAATATGTTGATATCCTGGCTCATCCGGGGTTGATCTCCGAGGAAGATGTTGAGACTGCTAAAGAGAACAATGTCTGCCTTGAGATTACCGCCCGAAATGGGCACAACCGGACCAACGGCCATGTTGCAAGGCTCGCTCTTCAAGCCGGTGCAACGCTTTTAGTGAATACAGATACACATGCTCCTGAAAACCTTATCACAGATGAAGCTGCCCTGAGAATTGCAATGGGAGCCGGGCTTACCGAAGCAAAGGCAAGAGAGGTATTAAAAGCATCTGCGAGGAAGATCGCAGAAATTATTTAA